Proteins from a genomic interval of Cucumis melo cultivar AY chromosome 7, USDA_Cmelo_AY_1.0, whole genome shotgun sequence:
- the LOC103494689 gene encoding palmitoyl-monogalactosyldiacylglycerol delta-7 desaturase, chloroplastic-like, whose product MSLTPQMEATRKELEDKNSDHKGMAVEDKARVRPRRRRPFFRRKWTLLDRRSFGGVMAMHLLSLLAPFYFTWPAFWLAVVLYIITGLFGVTLSYHRQLSHKSFKLPKWLEYTFAYMGVHSLQGDPIDWVSTHRIHHQFVDTERDPHSPTVYGFWFGHIAWIFDSYDLTEKVNPKYIEKFEERNEKRKTFSNIFVGYLKYGRPKNAEDLQKQAFYRFIRRTYILHHFGLAIILYVVGGLPFLVWGMGVRIVCFQHVTFSLNSAGHMWGKQQWNTGDQSRNNWMVALLMFGEGWHNNHHAFEYSARHGLEWWQFDVTWWIILFLEAIGLATDVKLPSRNHMQKLAIQPKSE is encoded by the exons ATGTCCCTTACTCCTCAAATGGAGGCGACAAGAAAAGAGCTGGAAGATAAAAATAGTGATCACAAGGGTATGGCAGTAGAAGACAAAGCTCGAGTTAGACCTCGACGAAGAAGGCCGTTTTTTCGAAGAAAATGGACACTTTTAGACAGACGTTCTTTTGGTGGTGTTATGGCTATGCATTTGCTTAGTCTCTTGGCACCATTTTATTTCACATGGCCAGCCTTCTGGCTTGCCGTTGTACTCTACATTATCACCGGCTTGTTTGGTGTCACGCTCTCATACCACAGACAACTCTCGCACAAGAGTTTCAAACTTCCTAAATGGCTTGAATACACGTTTGCATATATGGGAGTTCATTCTCTTCAA GGCGATCCAATTGACTGGGTGAGCACACATAGAATTCATCATCAGTTTGTTGATACGGAAAGAGATCCACATAGCCCAACAGTGTATGGGTTTTGGTTCGGACATATTGCTTGGATATTTGATTCATATGATTTGACTGAAAAAGTTAATCCAAAATATATCGAAAAATTTGAGGAAAggaatgaaaaaagaaagacattTAGCAATATTTTTGTGGGATATTTGAAGTATGGAAGACCTAAAAATGCTGAGGATTTACAAAAGCAAGCCTTTTATAGGTTTATTCGAAGAACATATATTCTTCATCATTTTGGTCTTGCAATTATCCTCTATGTTGTTGGAGGGCTTCCCTTTCTCGTTTGGGGAATG GGTGTGAGAATTGTATGCTTTCAACATGTCACTTTCTCTCTAAACTCTGCTGGCCACATGTGGGGAAAACAACAATGGAACACTGGGGATCAGTCCAGAAATAATTG GATGGTGGCGTTACTTATGTTTGGAGAAGGATGGCACAATAACCACCATGCATTTGAGTATTCAGCTCGACATGGCCTAGAATGGTGGCAGTTCGACGTAACTTGGTGGATCATTTTGTTTCTTGAAGCCATAGGGTTAGCCACTGATGTGAAGTTGCCCTCTCGAAATCACATGCAAAAGTTGGCCATTCAACCTAAGAGCGAGTAA
- the LOC103494690 gene encoding delta-9 acyl-lipid desaturase 1-like, producing METIRKELEDKNSDQKAMAVGDKARVRSRRRPFFRRKWTTLDKRSAGAFLVMHFLCLLAPFYFTWPAFWLAVALYIITGLFGLTLSYHRHLTHKSFKLPKWLEYTFAYIGVHTLQGDPIDWVSTHRYHHQFVDTERDPHTPTQGFLFGHIAWIFDSYGLTKKVCPKHVEDFEAKDEKRKSTKNMFVGYLKYGRPNNAEDLQKQAFYRFLRRTYILHHFGLAIILYAVGGLPFLTWGMGVRTVCFQHVTFAVNSLGHMWGNQPWNTGDQSRNNWVLALLIFGEGWHNNHHAFEYSARHGLEWWQFDVTWWVILFLQALGLATDLKLPSKHHMHKLAIQPKSE from the exons ATGGAGACCATAAGGAAAGAGCTGGAAGATAAAAATAGTGATCAGAAGGCTATGGCGGTCGGAGACAAAGCTCGTGTTAGGTCCCGGCGAAGGCCATTTTTCCGAAGAAAATGGACAACTTTAGACAAACGTTCTGCTGGTGCTTTCCTTGTTATGCATTTTCTCTGTCTTTTGGCGCCATTTTATTTCACATGGCCAGCCTTCTGGCTTGCCGTTGCACTCTACATTATCACGGGCTTGTTCGGTTTGACGCTCTCGTACCACCGACATCTTACacacaaaagtttcaaacttcccAAATGGCTTGAATACACGTTTGCTTATATCGGAGTCCATACTCTTCAA GGCGATCCAATTGACTGGGTGAGTACACATAGATATCACCATCAATTTGTAGATACCGAAAGAGATCCACACACTCCGACACAAGGGTTTTTGTTTGGACATATTGCTTGGATATTTGATTCATATGGTTTGACTAAAAAAGTTTGCCCTAAACATGTTGAAGATTTTgaagcaaaagatgaaaaaagaaagagtacTAAAAATATGTTTGTGGGATATTTGAAGTATGGAAGACCTAACAATGCTGAGGATTTACAAAAGCAAGCCTTTTATAGGTTTCTTCGAAGAACATACATTCTTCATCATTTTGGTCTTGCAATTATCCTCTATGCTGTTGGAGGGCTTCCTTTTCTCACTTGGGGAATG GGTGTAAGAACTGTATGCTTTCAACATGTCACTTTCGCTGTGAACTCTTTAGGCCACATGTGGGGAAACCAACCATGGAACACCGGAGATCAATCTAGAAATAATTG GGTGTTGGCATTGCTTATATTTGGAGAAGGATGGCACAACAACCACCATGCATTTGAGTATTCAGCTCGACATGGCCTAGAATGGTGGCAGTTCGATGTAACTTGGTGGGTCATTTTGTTTCTTCAAGCATTAGGGTTAGCCACTGATTTGAAGTTACCCTCTAAACATCACATGCACAAATTGGCCATCCAACCCAAAAGCGAGTAA